In the genome of Aricia agestis chromosome 4, ilAriAges1.1, whole genome shotgun sequence, the window GTGGGCAGTAATTAATCCGAATTTGTCATTAAGAAATCTCATTCTTAGcaatgaggtggtaaaataaaataaaaaacatgccaattttttttttcagaaaattgAAATCCTTATAAAAAACATACCTTACCTAACTAAaaaatcgaatttaaaaaaaacctaaccttaCTAAAAAATCgatgttaaaaaaaacaaacctaACCTAAGGGCGACGGGTTGGCTGATTCCGCGTTCTAATTTTGCAAACGGCAAACCTAATATATCCAATTCATAGATATACTGACTCaataaataaatggttataATTAGAAATAAAGGATAAATGTAAAGCAAAGAAAAGAAACAAATTCATGTAACACGGCATAAGATCCAACCCTGAATTTGAGTTGGTGTTACTGCTCGCTATAATCTGCCGAACTatttatcgaaccgctcattccatcatttttaggattccgttgtcaacaaggaacccttatagtttcggtctgcccgtccgtctgtctgtccgtctatctgtctgtccgtccgtccgtctgtctgtccgcggttttgctcagagactataggacctacaaatctaaaaagatctttaaaaatattttttttcaggtaCACATCAaccggggatgaatttttttccccaccgtgtggggtgtcgttggataggttttttaaaaatgttatgagtATTTGAAGATCATGtttcgatttagggatccatttgtgaaatatgacgttttaaagtggaaaaaatcctTAGAGTtcagtgtcccccccccctctaccagctaaacggttgcttctggaaatgtaaaaaatttcacgggaaaactatcacggctaagaatacttcataagttattgagtaattagtcgatcaactaaaaaaatgtattcggagaaatattaaaggaacttttcattcaaattcttttaaacgtaactgagatgatgttattagtagtataaaacacgttataaatgtacattcattgaccagaaaataaatatcaaatGCGGTACTACgcaaccctatattgcgcgtggcccgacacgcacttggccggtttttaccgctcattcagATCACAAACTATATAGAATACCAAATTCAGATATTGGACtgctcaataattttttttatgataaagtAACCGACTAATTGATTTTCtattactgtccatgttttacTGTCGCAATAATTAACCGCCATTAaattaaactagagatcgcccaatggtcgaaattcgaccttagtttcaacgacattaggactactacctaggtatattttgtagaaaatattgactttatcattttttttttcaactcttgtctctgggacttagctgatctcagactggccgtgtaagcattgtctaatactatcttagattcaataaaaaaactataatccattttcaatttgtcaacttgatgtcaacagacttcaaccataaataaaagagtataattcgtatgtataggcttgtcactcaaaaatctgtcatttctcatgtgtgtgtgttgtagtgtgtgtaatgttttatttgttaaaaaaatgtatgatgaaagcctaatttcaaaataatattagttcgatgcacttcttcaccatataaactataactgtgcaaaatttaatgcacctacgtttccccatttttcgtaaaaagggttacaaagtttttcgttcgcgtattaatattatgataactgctcaatatttttattaaaagcttttttaatacctttttaaaagcttttttgttttaacttgctctgtatgtatgttcgggtgaaattttggaactcaattttgaagcagacatatttaaccgattgagctgaaattttgcatagatGTTTAATTTGAATGATAATGCACGATATGGTAAGTGACATCACTCTTAATCCAATAtttatatagttatttttaatatcttggATGGTCAGCCAGACCATccaagatattaaaaataactattcccctatttTGGATATTGTATGtggaatgacattacattcgtttccgagttactttcaaattgggagagccatgcttcggcacgaatgggccggctcgaccggagaaataccacgttctcacagaaaaccggcgtgaaacagcgcttgcgctgtgtttcgccgagtgagtgagtttaccggaggcccaatcccctaccctatttccttccctacccaccccctattcccttcccttcccatccctaccctcccctattaccctattccctcttaaaaggccggcaacgcacctgcagctcttctgatgctgcgagtgtccatgggcgacggaagttgctttacatcaggtgacccgtttgctcgtttgcccccttatatcataaaaaaaaataatctcaatgagccctttcatttgctACCCATactgcagaagtgcattaaaaataactattcccgtatcttggacgagccgccatattggatgtagaatgacattacattcgttttcaagttactctcaaaaagcatttcatttaaagcacttctgcaatatgggtctcaaataaaattgctcattaagagtaaattgaaaagtaatagagtcgtgtcagagtagacagaattatagtcgcgtcgtgtcgtgtcgtgtcgtattaTGTCAAGTCATATCCAGCCGGGTTTTAGAAAATGCCCTTTTGAatccggtcacttttgttaagtgAAAATCTTTTTAGTCACGCAGAAATAAACGGAATATAACAActtaaggccgtcccccgagcaaacgaccttgccgctttgccgagatcgcaccaaaaccttatttttttacttatctaatagttcaaaattgtcctaaaaaaatgtaaaacggggaatatgtagtttatgatattgtcgatctattgacgtgtgtttcaaataaaagtaatttgtaaatactaaaaagatgctgaatgtatgcttgaatttaataaattggttttactttattaaacaaaaacagaaaatttaaaacagataaaggaatgttgatatacttactgaagattattgctgtatttttattatatctttgtagctttcaaattatgagtttataaggctttaaatacggTAATTTACGGAATCTCCATAGGGAAGGCCcttatacaacaaaatatactaaaaacaaaatataagtagttaatatttaaagagggctcccatacaacaaacttgattttttttgccttttttactcgatatcaataatggtaacaggcaCTAACAGGTAGGCACTCACTAAATccattattatatgtgtactttatttatgaataaaaatattaaaataaaatgaaaaataagggggctcccataaaaaaaaaacagaatttttggcctatttttgctctataatagtacggaacccttcatgagcgagagcgactcgcacttggccgattattattgcCTAAAGATGTGCGGGTCCCACGGCACGAACCTTTGTGCGCGTGAAAGTGACAAAAGTAAACgcatcttattttttttatgtatttattcaagtattttacaaaattgtttcaaaaccgccaaactgcatatcagtttgtattaaaatatgactttttttatgaaataagggggcaaacgagcaaacggggcacctgatggaaagcaacttccgttgcccatggacactcgcagcatcagaagagctgcaggtgcgttgccggccttttaagagggaatagggtagggagggtagggatgggaagggaagggaataggggagggtagggaagggatttgggaggatagggaagggaattgggcctccagtaaactcactcactcggcgaaacacagcgcaagcgctgtttcacgccggttttctgtgagaacgtggtatttctccggtcgagccggcccattcgtgccgaagcatggctctcccacgtataaaactagACTATTAGTAGGTATCTTGAGTGTATAAATTAATCCTTGTGATAAGCTGttgataagtatattataatattatgtttaacataTTGAACTACAACGATAAGGGGTCAGCCGTCAGGGTGACAACAGGAAATAACGGCCATTTGAAAACGCGCAAACGTGCATGTTTAGATTAAAACTTAagcatcaaaataatatatttgtatttatgTCTCAGGAATATCAGTGTGAttcacatttattattttagagacagacagacaggtaaaaacatttttaaaatatcatgtcgtgtgttaatttaacattaaaaataataattaatcagatACTCCGCCCCACTCAGATtcataatattcgtctctgagtggaGCAGTAATATTGGAGTCTacgggctacggcgtagcacctACGACGTAGACGCTGGCCTACGAAACGTATTTTGTATTTAGTGGTATAGGGCGTGGCCCTTGAGTAGGTCGTGgcttcgattcccgcgttggacaGTTATTGAAAGTTTGCTGAGCACAAAGCAGGCTGATTGTATGACAAGAAAGTGAATTTACAAAACTAACGAATGTCATGTGTCTCACTGATAATTAGTATCAGTGTTATATAACAAAGGGCTACTGCTGCACTCAGCGACGaatgataaatttattataatcaaaGAAATCTCCACTTTATTACTGTTAttaaatctgggggcacggcagtaaggtacattgtgttttcatcgcatgaaaacacaatgtaccttacaatttatacataattattatattattagattgtttagtctattgcgctccatgcgattgatgcaggtccgtagtgctgtgtgatactgtatagtgttatactaaacaatctaatcgtGCGAtatccaagtcgatctatttatttaaaacgtaaaatatttttaatattgatatgttaataacttacgtactaacttgagacagaaggtcccctaggtagggactgaataaattaaccgacttgatattgcatggatctcataaatttttacggtataaaaactgagttgcgagacttggtttttttacaggatgtttttgatgggataaaGATTTACATAATCACCGTACATTATattctgtcaaaatcttaagaagtcaatattcgtctctgagtgcggcagttcaTGTTTGTAAACGTGAACTCGGCTAGGAGTCATTGGAGTCATAATGACGCTTACGATTCTCTGCTGACTTaagaatccatacttccattatAAACCTGTTTCCGCATACCGTCGAACCGATTTTTTGTTGGCATGGAATTTTTTTGACTCCCAGGAAAGGAATTAGGATACTTTTGTCgctgtaaaatgtacggttccatcgCATTAAACATTAATGCTACGGAGtcgcaggcgtcatctagtagactATACTCTATGCTTTTACGGAGTCGAAATCTTCGATGCCGCAGAAGGAACTTTTAAACAAGCGACTTGTTTCGTCCATTTCTTCCCTCCTCGCTCGATAATAGCTCTCCTGACATTCCGTGTACACTTCAAAGGCAAAAGTTTTGATAATAGCgaatgtgatgactgatgatacaTGGcctaattatagtgatgatgatgattagtatttattaacaaaaatattaacaaaaataatatcagcGGGGTCTGTGAGACGTATGACAGGTGGTTAAGGGTTAAAATTAATATGCTtatagttgttgaaacaacgccgaaattgcCGAACATGTTACATGCCGTATGTAGAggtataaggattcaagagttctgtacagcaccttcggaaccagggtgtacttcgccgcaaattcttattttttggtagtttaagcttaaaatccttcagaaaaacgttaaattactatatacaaatttcaaggagtcccatcgatttctcatggattgcatcatcagatcaccacttttgtgaccACGTTACGAAATTTGGGCTACATCTCATTCAATAACAAAAGGATTTTGGAAATCAGTCCACAAATgccggagttgtccgcgaaccattataaaaaaagtgaaatatatcttCCTCCTTTtgagaagtcggttaaaaagaagccttagttattccttactacatcagctatgtgccaaaaaaagtccggtcaaaattgctccagccatttcagagattagccggaagtCGGAACAAACagctgtctgtttgttccgacttccggctaatctctgacaAACACATAAAGACAAAgaaacatacagacaaaaattgtaaaaaatgttgttttggtgtctgtaccctataaacatttatatgcatgtagtaaaaaacggtttttttatttttattttattgagataACTTTTATTGACCTATTAGTTATGTATACagtgttatttatatattttaaactataagGTTGTtgttatctcaaaaaaaaacagttctttcaatattacaaacagaattttatttatatgtaagtaggtatacctacatataaataaaattctgtttgtaatattgatcTATAGATCTAGATCATCATATTATGATGTATAGATAAGAGGTACATGAGATGTAGTGGCAAATTGGCAATCTGTAATACGCTtacgttttttaaaaaaatggtccagtggcttagagcgtggctaTTATAGCCTCGGAGGTCGTGTGTTCGATTCCCACCTTGGAGACAtgttatctcaaaaaaaaacagttctttcaatattacaaacagaattttatttatatgtaggtatacctacatataaataaaattctgtttataatattgatgTATAGATCTAGATCATCATATTATGATGTATAGATAAGAGGTACATGAGATGTAGTGGCAAATTGGCAATCTGTAATACGCTtacgttttttaaaaaaatggtccagtggcttagagcgtggctaTTATAGCCTCGGAGGTCGTGTGTTCGATTCCCACCTTGGAGACATGTAATTTCCAAGTTcgcttaggacaatgcaggctgatcgccTGATTGATGCTTGTTTATGTCTGGGATTTTCTGCAATAACAACTTAAAATAGGTGTCGACTAATAACtgatatatattattgttaacaACGACaatgataaataaattattatttgtttatttcctTTAATTATCCTTATAAACTGTTCATCGTTATTGTTAGTACCATAAATAGAAACTTTTAATCAGTTGTTGCAATATTTCCAATTAAataactccgttacgccaaaattcgatgGAAAATTGTCCCAGGACCAAAATTATCTTTATGCCCTTTGGTATGGAGAGATgaagagccccccttaaatatttattttattttatttttagtattttgttgttatagcggcaataaaaGTCAGAAATACGCAGTCTGCGAAAATTTCATAAAGTCTAGCTATCGCGGTTCTTATGATACAGGCTACAGCCTTATAcaaatactaagggcctgtttcaccacttcctgataaggaccaattaacttgacagatcaagtatggagaatctgtcaaaaaagttgtgaatagcctattaggcactttatcagaaagtggtgaaacaggcccttaaacaaataaattaaatatttaaggggggctcctacacaacaaacgtaatttctttgctattttttacgaaggcacttgaaatgttcacaaaatactgaattgtatttatactataataataaataatacaataaaaataaaaaattacccatacaaaaaacacatttttgctctactattaagtaactaaaagtTTTAGTACTCTCAAGGAGGTACAATTAGTCCGAAAAGTTATTacctattattaatttaaaagcaatcattattcattttattattgttatgcaCTAGATATCAGTagtccacataatattatcatggtcAGTTAGTTTACACTATAAGTTCAACCGTTCTGGTCGTGGGTTGCATCCTTTATAAAAtggttaaatatatattattcttAATCCTGTTATGGATAAAAGTTATATACACATTaagtaagttaatatttaattattacttctcTGAAGCTctttattttatctaaaaatataaattaacgaattttgtcggCTTTTGTTTAATTATGATATGTTACTTTTGGGGAAATAACTTATTCATATTAACATacctaattaaatatttattataaattttgttggTCTTACTAAAGCTCGAGATCAGCCGAAGCAATTTAACTAATTTTTGTCTTGAATATTCATTTATGCCCAGGGGCGGATTATATTAGGTACCTATCAGAAGGAAAGtggtcacgcgttcaagcgttctgctttgtaacgtaatacaacataaagaacgcaaaactgaccgcttgaacgcttgaccgtgaccgctctctgtctgataggtccctgaGGAATACTGATACGAATttcatcgggtcatctagtttaaagtaggtataaatattttttatttattttcagagcAATGTGATGACTGCGTGTTATACACCTCATGTCCGAATGCTATGGAGCTGGCCAGGCGCCAAGTGCACGGTGACATTTTCAAGACTGCTCTCTGTGGATACGACATATCACAACCTAGAAGTCCACCCATggtaagttataattttttgttcctTATAATGCAGACTAGAATGATCCCTAAAgggaatataaaaataaataatataggaTGTATTCTGTCCCCCGGTTACAGATGATGCAATGTATGAtcttttagaatttagaataaTCAGTAACCGATTTGATAACTAGGAAACTTTAGAATAAATCGTTCATGTTCCGATCGAATTAGCTGAGGTTTACTAGGTTGGGGACTCAGGCATTTTTTTTCGgagaaaatgtaaataatttgaattataataataaattatagtatagtattttatataacataattattgtgaACTCTTATATGTATTTGAGTATATTTGTGATGCTAATTGCTATGTAAGgctaataattatgaataataaaatctattatatacagcggggctaaaatggtcgctttggagaatcatattatgaatcataacatgattcatatttttaaaaacgcGAAATGCAAGTccgcttgcaattcatgtctagtaattcgtgctaatttgacatttgtcagtttgacagttttgacaattcatttgctgaattgattaagaggaattgctaaatgttaccattttagccccgctgtactcggcgaaacatggcggaagcggtgattgactccctgtcaaagacttgtcattttctatataaaccgcgattgacaatgaagtgtcagatgttcctggtccattgtcaatcgcggcttatatagaaaatgacaagacTTTTgatagggagtcaatgaccgctaccgccatgtttcgccgagtacagtatagtaccTAACCTATAACTTATtacttatcctactaatattataaaggcgaaagtttgtttggatgtatggatgtgtggatgtatggatgtttgttactctttcacgcaaaaactactaaacggattttaatgaaactttacaataatatagcttatacatcagaataacacataggctacaattttaaccgactttcaaaatgggggaggtgttatgttcgttttcttatattcaacgattactccgccgtttgttaaccgattttcaaaatttttcttttgatatatagggtatcatcccaatttggtattatattcacaaaggtggtgatctgatgaaggatccataagtaatcgacggaactcctcaaaacttatagggaaacatgtggtgacttcggtttcgtaagaagtattctaagcatatgctaccaacaagtaagattttgcaccgagatatacctggtataccgtggttctgaaggtgctgagagaactcctgattctttatagatacaagtttgggagtttcgtcgttgttttaagaacagaaagcatatgctactatgcaaattacattcatcatcatcatcatcatcatcatcatcatcacttatATATCAtcacatattataccatttcatagtcttttagatcgagactcgagtttatcaagcgataatttaaaaaaatctatacctacctaatattataaacctgaagagtatgtttgcttgaacgcgttaatttaaaaacttatctcagtattagatagatcatttatcgagtaagactataggttatattatattatcacgctaagactaatacgaccgaagaaactcaggaaaatgtaggaaaaacgggggaaatattttttatgggaaaatgtacggtttctgtaaaattcctaatttacgcgggcgaagccgcgcgggacatctagttagttactgaatttgttttattaaaatttaggcGCACGACATTGCGATTCTAAATTACAATGAAAAGggattttactaaaaataaaaatccggTGTTACTGTGGACATGAGCCCTAAGTGGCCACTCCACTCGGTAGTTATAGGCTTTTAAACTGTCTAAACTAAGGAAACCAGGTAAGTGTGCATTGAATtaactacatttttatttcgttcAGGTGTGTTGCTCTGACTTCGCCGCCGCTGCGGGTAACACAGGAATCGAAAGTATTGGTGCCCGAATTGGGGCTCCTGAAAGTGACCAAGTGGAACGTACTAGTCCTACTGCTGCAAGAGGTATATGTATGCAGAAATATGTATCATCGTCAATCCTATTAAACACCTTATCGTCTCTATATCGTCAACATTTTGGACCGCAGACCGAAGACGGACTGACCGACATGACGTTTATACTAGACtgcacaacaccataaaataataatattgttacggtacatggtatacggacacgtggtgcgcaagtacatactcgaaccttctaggaaggtccaatgtttgtttacgtgcttaccctttatttgttagcgtgtttgaatttagaccttatgactgagtccataaggtctaaattaaattcaacttactgcacttatcgcaaggacggcagttttattgtggcacatacccgagcctcctagaaatttcccacggttgtttacttgtttacgtgaatcgggaaatttctggaattcgtctcgccatataaaaagagccgcaggccggcccggcaagtcagttcctttcgagctatcatcaaggcgatttcggagtgatcaatagtgagtgaaccagtgaaacctgcgacttggctacgacctaggacagtgatagtgcttagtgattggacctagtgatttgtgtttggacttagtgctaagtgttgtgacctagtgtttagtgcagtgttaataaagtcttcaagagagtcaccaggtctttctctccaaatcctcgaaccctagcacgtaacaactggtgtcagaagtgggatttggagatgccattgactccgagagaggacttcaaggggagtgtcaggacaagggcgcagcgagctgctgccattgactccgagagaggagttgcggaggccacacccactggggaccaagctccgcccactggctccgcccaccgggacacgcccactggccacgcccctcaggctccgcccactttgggcgtggccacgcccactagctccgcccaccgggacccgcccactgaccacgcccctcaggccCCGCCCACTTCGGccgtggccacgcccactcaggccacgcccactggctccgcccactgggccCCGCCTGCTCAGGCTCCGTCGACCACCTCCATCCATCCTGCCACGCCCGTTGTTTCTGCAACCCCTCAAATGGCTCCtcaattggaaagcataattgagttaattcaggctttgcaagattctcaaagggcaatgatggaggcacaagaccgcaggttcggcgctttgcaagagtcacaagagcaacaaaaggacctccaagagaaagcgcttctggctataaaggatgtcagtgacacagTGACTacgcttcgtaaagatgtcgacgtaatcgaCGAACGAGTTACCGGGCTAGGAttggatatggaaaatgtgaaaaccaacATCACCGAACTACAgaagaaagtagtgcgcctggaaaccacaggagtcgcgacgtgtagtggaaattctggagtggcacatgggccaagagtaaaagtgccaccatacgacggtactacttcctggaacgcttatcgtcagcaattccagacggttgcttctgccaacggatggactgacgaacaatgcctgaccgctcttactgtcgcgctcagagggcaagccttgtcagtcctggaagcacatacaggaaatgggttcaaagacctaatggaggcccttgaatccagatacggggagcgacacctggagcacgtgttccgtgctcaacttcgcgacagagtccaacgctcagtagagggactacaacaatgggcgttggaaattgaaaaactggtcaagaaggcacacccaggagccgattccaagatgatcgacacgaatattgtacaagcatttgtcgacggaatcagggacctagaggtcagagctgcagtgaggctacgtcatcacacctcgctaaaggaagcattggcgcatgctttagaggtcgaggctgttcggcgtgatatacggcagacccataagattCACGAGGtgtctgaggaagtcaaggaggttaaggctcctacgaagaagAATTTTGGAGTCATGTGCTACAAGTgtggcgagaggggccatcttcagctcaactgcccgcagaaggagactcagatggcaagaatgaaaagacTCGAAGAACGCATTGAACAAATAGAGCAGCGGAAAGGAACTTCGTCCCCTGTccgggatcagggaaacgaataaaagccaggactgaggggcgagtactggctgacgcggaggaagccccgataactgttatctcccaagcatgcagcgggaatagtcttgtgattcaggggactattaacaggacggattgcaaaatgactctagacacaggagcctctagaacgatagtgaacccaaatctggtaaaaacC includes:
- the LOC121726112 gene encoding uncharacterized protein LOC121726112; this translates as MVKYILFLILLWIKVIYTLKQCDDCVLYTSCPNAMELARRQVHGDIFKTALCGYDISQPRSPPMVCCSDFAAAAGNTGIESIGARIGAPESDQVERTSPTAARGICFF